One genomic region from Leishmania braziliensis MHOM/BR/75/M2904 complete genome, chromosome 35 encodes:
- a CDS encoding putative rRNA dimethyltransferase: MRGASASSSSSLQAAAPVALPPLRCPGGPRVTAEGIKQLYKVPHAGFLAKYDQRFMLNLKLTHQLVSYLSRTTLTTPDKVLVELGPGVGTLTRSLLTRPCVGVLGVEVDERFNPHLEQIRNYTNQKFQWVTADVLKVDELELLRSAFPHFVKANMRRPPSPGHETSEANAAAGADAGSGSQRAGFTGDAGEHDTEGYEGAPLRSAQRERLLRQRRARKPHLRSCATNRRGAGGAADTGTATSPNPAFDVTNHWWSNGNAKVEVIANLPFAIITELLMRYAVDCAQHRGLFAFGRVPVHIFAQREVAERILAPAGSVEFSRLSVLCQCFFHVRLKQTFVDQTYYPRTEVEGAMLTLEPRSVPLAHDLDASTLIHFTNLLMKPGLRAATVHKSLSRFAPAELVQYMLQELRMDGAMTVLDLSVVEVTRLASLWQQFVTMSQQQPQQGDDGTEADAGTAAPDIPMAPCSSPL, encoded by the coding sequence ATGCGCGGCGCTTCAGcttcgtcatcgtcgtcgttgcaggcagcggcgccagtcGCACTCCCCCCGCTACGCTGCCCTGGTGGACCGCGTGTCACGGCGGAGGGCATCAAACAGCTATACAAAGTACCACACGCCGGCTTCCTTGCCAAGTACGACCAACGCTTCATGTTAAACCTCAAACTCACTCATCAGCTCGTCAGCTATCTTAGCCGCACAACACTCACGACGCCAGACAAGGTGCTGGTGGAGCTGGGCCCCGGCGTCGGGACTCTCACACGGAGTCTGCTGACGCGGCCTTGCGTCGGTGTCCTCGGGGTCGAGGTGGACGAGCGCTTCAATCCACACCTGGAACAGATCCGCAACTACACAAATCAAAAGTTTCAATGGGTGACGGCTGACGTGCTCAAGGTGGAcgagctggagctgctgagATCGGCCTTTCCGCATTTTGTGAAGGCCAACATGAGACGTCCACCGAGTCCCGGACACGAGACTTCGGAGGCCAACGCGGCAGCCGGCGCCGACGCGGGCAGTGGATCTCAGAGAGCAGGCTTCACTGGCGACGCCGGTGAGCACGACACAGAGGGCTACGAGGGTGCACCGTTGCGCTCGGCTCAGCGTGAACGGCTActgcgtcagcgccgcgCGCGGAAGCCCCACCTACGCAGCTGCGCTACCAACcgcagaggtgctggaggagccGCAGACACGGGAACAGCGACGTCGCCTAACCCCGCCTTCGATGTCACGAACCACTGGTGGTCCAACGGGAATGCGAAGGTCGAGGTGATTGCAAACCTCCCCTTCGCTATCATCACCGAGCTGCTGATGCGCTACGCGGTGGACTGCGCGCAGCATCGCGGGCTCTTCGCCTTCGGCCGTGTGCCGGTACACATCTTCGCCCAGCGTGAGGTGGCCGAGCGCATTCTTGCCCCGGCTGGGTCGGTGGAGTTCAGTCGCCTGTCTGTTCTCTGCCAGTGCTTCTTTCATGTCCGCCTCAAGCAGACCTTTGTGGACCAAACCTACTACCCTCgcacagaggtggagggcgcAATGCTGACGCTGGAGCCGCGCTCTGTGCCGCTCGCACACGATCTCGACGCGTCCACCCTCATTCATTTCACCAACCTACTGATGAAACCGGGGCTGCGTGCCGCCACTGTGCACAAGTCGCTCTCCCGGTTTGCACCTGCTGAGCTAGTGCAGTAcatgctgcaggagctgcggaTGGACGGCGCGATGACGGTGCTGGACTTATCTGTGGTTGAGGTCACCCGTTTGGCTTCCCTGTGGCAGCAGTTTGTGACCATGTCGCAACAGCAACCACAGCAGGGGGATGACGGCACGGAGGCAGATGCTGGTACCGCAGCGCCGGATATCCCAATGGCGCCGTGTAGTAGCCCTCTTTGA